CCCTTGCTCTTTCAATGCCACTGCCTCGAAGTATGCTCGCTCTTTTGTCATTGGCCATGATTCCCCAATGCACCGAACGTAAGGGATAGCCTGCAAATACGGGAATACAATTACCACACAGGAAAGAATACTGGACCTGTAGATTTGAACCAAAAGAAAGGAACATCTTTTCGGTAAGACTCGAGAACTTTGACTTGAACCCACATAACCCAATAGCACATGTTGAAATTTATAAGCACCAGTGGGATTTCCAgattccacaaaaaaaaaaaaaaaaaaaagtacgaaGCCAGGAACATCTTCTCATCTGCCAAGAGTAGGATCATCCCCAAAATCGATCACTTCACTGTGATTCTAGCTAAACAGGGAGCTAATCCGCCACCCATACCAAACCCcagggaaaagaaaacagaCTTTCACCATTTTCATTATCATCCCATTTCAAAGTTTCTTCACATTCAGCCAGCAATGAAGCCACAAACAACCTGATCATATCAAACATAAGTAAGACATGAGAAACTCAAATCCCATAATCAACAACGTGCTTTCCGATCCGAATTTCGATCAGCAGTACCCTGCGTCCGCGTAAAACACCAGCCCAACTCCCATTGATCATAAAGAGAGAGACCTGGGCCACGCagtcaagcaaaaaaaaaaaaaaaaaaaaccctttttttttttttcaagagaagaaaagaaggatcaCCTGCTTGATGACGAAAGAGCCAGCAGAGCCCACGACGATGTAGACGAAGTTGAGATTGCCGTCTCCGACTTCTCTGATCTTCAGGTCGTCGAACTTGTTCCCCAGCTTCGAGGCGAGGGCGGGGGTGTGCCGGATGTACTCCAGCAGGGACTTCTCGTCCAGCGGCCGGAACTCCGCGAAAGCCATGACAGAAGCGGCGGCGCGTCGCCGGCGGGGACGGCGGGCGGCGGTGTCGAAAGGGGTCCGAACCGAACTCGAACTCGAACTCGGGCTCGGGCTCAGCGACGCAGTTCGAGAGGTACGATGAAAGAAGATGTGGGGAAAAAAAGGTGGAAGTGTCGAATCGTATGCTCTGGTTTTCTGAACCTGGCCTTCTTCTCGGGAGATATTGGGAATCGAATGGCTGTTGCGTTGACCCTACTTCGTTGACTATATATGGTTCCTTGGCTATTTATGGTTTctccgtttttcttttttctccttttatgtgtatatatattttttttttccccgattTTATTGGGAGCGGATTGGTCCACGTGGTCTTGATTTGTCAAGCCCAGCTCACTAATTAGGACATGAATCATGACTAAAAGTATTTTGATTACTTTGTTACTTGATTTGATCCTAATAGATTACAGCTGTCATCGAGCCTAAGGTTGAGTACTCCATCATCAtcttatctaaaaataaaagttacaaGTTGTATTTGATAGCCCCAGATACAATAACGAATTATCATATTCGGTATTTAGTGACGTCCTTCAAACTAAATAAATTTTATGGTATTTGAACAAAAATGCCAAATGAAAAAACCGGTATAGGGGTTGGATAAAGTtagattgaataattttctttaatattcAAAGGTGGAGTGACAGACTGATGCATCTAGATATTACTTTGTTAGTGTGCAACAATGGATTGTTGTCAACTTTGATCATTGTGCGATCATCGTCACCTCGGACTACTGATCAGTGAGTCGATATTTTGAAGacttaaaatgaaaatgagaagtTGTATGTCACATGATTAtcataatgaaaaattcaaatccCTAGACGAGTCCTCGTATCCTTTGAGGTCATCGTCCACAATAATATGTTTACTCCTACCTCATTGCCACCCTTCTCATCTGCATCGCCCACTCCCGTCGCATTGTCTATTAGATCAATTGCACTGCCTCCCCAAGTTACTTCGCAACCCAAGATGTCTTTGTAAATATCTAGATCGCTTCCAATGCGGTAAAGCAAAGTAATCACTACAACCCGAAGATGGAGATGGCGATGGATTTGGCGAAGCTGGCAGCAACAGAGATGAACTTTAGGGAGCTGAAGAGAACGGGTTTAATGACACCGGTGAGGGAGCTCAAGAGGCAAACaagatttttatatattttcagaGATTTTTAATCCTATCATTTGAGGTTTTCTACAATCCgaaaaaatattcataaatttttctaATCCATCGTGTTCTATCTCGATCCGAATACGGATGACAAGTCACGATCGTACCGTTTTGGATTGTCAACACAAAACCATCGATGTTCTGCCTAATTACGAGCTGGGCCGGGCTTTCCTATATAAGCCCGGTAATCTGATCTACCTTCGGGCTTTGACGGGCCGAGTTCGTTGCTCCAGTGCAGTCGTCAACCTTTTTGGGTCCGTTGACGGTCTAATGGTTGCGCCATGGCAAATGGTGGACTGTTAGCTAGTGTGTATCATCTTACGAGAATAGAAGATGGTGTAGATCAACCGGGAATTGAAAGCTAAGCAGTGGTAATTCGAAAGATTCCTCGGGGAAAAATAGAGATGTCTCCTACGTTACCCGTAATATGTGGACGTCTTTCGCCAGTGTTGGATTCTGCAATTGAATGCATGATGGTTATGGGTACGCTCGAATCAAGCGAACGCAATTTATTAATCGAGCTTATTTAGAATGGATGCTTGATTCAAGCTCGCCCAACTTGACTTTCCAAAGCTCGAGATTTATGATTCCAATTAGTATTCCGTAAGCTCCACTTGACTCAACTTGAATTAGTCaactaataaattttgaaataattacatGTACAGTCCACGACCTTTGACCGGATGAACaatgtggtccataaacttttggcTTGGTCAATATAATCCATGAACTTAATCTCAATATGCCATGATGttcctgaattttttatttatgcaatgtaattcttgaacttttggtaGATGTTCAATCTAATTTATAGACTATATAAAATATTCCATGTTATCCTTtcgttagttttttttttcttttttgttagaATCCTTTCGTCAATTCAAGTTGACAAAATTATCTAATTGGCTTATGGCTCGACAAGTTTGGAAGGTGGACAAAATTATAACATTATATACGGATTATCGTAAGGCATTCAACgccaaatcaaaatataataatctATATCATCAAATGACATGGATAaccaattttccaaattaaacaAAGTAAACAAATTATTATATTACAATTTGAATCACATATCTCATGTGTATCATCCACGCataacattgttttttttttcccactattCAAACGTACCGAATTGGAAGTTATATCAACAAAATTTTGTTaacttgaataaaaaaatgacaaaattggacaattttatatagttcaTGGATTAAATCGAACATTACCAAAGATTTATGGACAATATTACATATTAGGTTAAATTTCATGAACCATATTGAACGGATCAAGTTTTGCGAGTGAgggattatttttatttgttctattTTCTCAAAGTACTTTTTATTCTCAATATCATTGGAGTTGGGGGTGTTTAACGCTATTGGCATGGCTCTATGGAATCTAACCTACCTCTAGTATGAAAATTCGTATATTAGAAACCTCCTTAAGATAAGGTGCAAGTACTGGACATCTTTCTTTGATGTGAACTCAGATCAAGATAAATTGAGTAATATTTGGCTTCGTTTGTCCTTCAGTGCTTAAGATTCCGATTTCTATAATGTGTAGAACATGAATGCCCTTTTATAGCCtctcaataaaaattagtatTCTTCGATAAGCTCGCAACCAAGCAGTCATCTTTTTTGTTTACTAGATCAATATCATACTGGGATTTTAATTTTACAGCTTATTTTTGGCGTAGAAGCAAATTGAGTTGCTGCCTGTAGAAAAGGACTAATCTAAATTGTGGGATGTGGTGTTAGAAGGAGGACAGGAAACgtcactttctctctttttctttgatggttgaataattttttatttttttgtgggtgAGTAATGCAGGACTATGTAGTTAGGCACCTCGATTAGTCCGTGGGAAAATATGCCAGTAGCATTCTGTATGTGCATGTTCccaacttcaaaaaaaaatattttgttcttGAATAAGTTTCTCTTTCTATGTATTGATTGTTCCATTGCTTTTGTGCAGGTCAGCAGTGAAGTCGAAATTATTCCTTCAAGTTCAAAATACCGTCTTTCCTTACCTCCAAGTCGGTGGTTCTTCATTTTGCTTTAtcgaaatattaaaaaaaaattcaaaaaattatccacgtcaacgCCGACGAAGCCACATCGGATGACCGATGTCCGCATTAGATTTTCGGGCGAGTTTTCAAATCAGAATTGACACTCaagtaattgatttttcaaatttgtgactcaagtgaacaaatatatatatatatatatatatatatatatatatatattttggcattcaagtgaGTACCGTACGATAGTTTTGACATTTCTAGTGTTCTTACCCCATCCTTCCTTACCTCCAAGTTGGTGGTTCTTCATTTTGCTTTATGAATTCTTGTAGTACAGCTTTAGGTCATCTCTTGGCCTATGCATAACTAGTCTATTTCCTGTTTCTCTGGTATCCAATCTTACAGGCAACTGTTGGTGAAAACTATGGAGGAAACCTGAATATTTCTCTGGAGTAGTCAATTATGTCACATGGCTCTCAATGTTGATTCTAGCTAGCTTTTGAGCTCTGGAATATTTGACAGACCAGTCCGGATTTTTTCCTTCACAACGGTGTGTAAGAATCTGAGATACTTGCTTACTTCATGGTTAAAGTATATAAGATTGGTGGAACTAGGAAATagttcattctttttcttgaccAAGTCCTTTTGGTGTTTTGGCAGACTTGCTGAACTTCCTTTGCTTATTTAGAAGACAATGTCTCATAGTGTTAACCCGGTATGTGGAAAACAAAATTCGAGTCGAAACATTTTCACTTAGATGGTCATTGGCATAGACCAGGGGGCGCTTCTGCGAGCGATTTTACTAGGGAACATGTATAAGAACAAGGATGGGTCATGGGACAAGGAACTTGACGCTGACTTCATGTATCATGGTGACAGTATTACCTTGTTTTGATTGTCAAGACAGTCTGGTTCCATTTTTGTGAAGATGATTTTAATCTTCGTATCTGTATGTAATTGCATCTTATAAACCCTATGATGTTATTAATTGATAGTTAGTGTGAAACTGGCATTGCCATTCATGCTTAGTGATAGCAGTAAGCAATCTTCTCGCTCTTGATTCCTTATATTGCAGGGGATTTCACCCTTATTGGTCTACTCTATGCATGCATTTCTTATCATGATCCTGCCTCATCCTCCTGCTATGGAGTGGAAAAGTCAAGGTGGGGGTGCTCTTGTTTGGATGTTTGGTTATCCTGCTTAAAGGTGGTATATTTGATTTTCAcagattctttcttttggccagcCATAAATCTTGATCAAAGAAGGTGGCAGCAGCTCTCTATGTTGCAGCTACAACCAAATCCATCATCTTGCGCATCACGCATGCAACTCATGTGTTGTGGAATTATCTCGGGGCAATTTAGTCCACCCGTCATATGCCATTGCCGCCCAGTTCCATCGTCTGGTCAGACGAAAGTGCACAAGCTACATTCACTCTTGAGGGGCCACAGCATGTGAAGTGTTTGTAGCTCTAAGAGATGCTTGTAACAAATTAAGTTCCACATGGTTTGTGTTGGATACTGTTATGAAATTAAGTTCTACATCGGTAAGCAAAGAACCATTGGTCGAGCTATTATTTGTGGTGGCATCCGTCAACCTTATACTATGAAGTTCCAGAAGCACTGGCTTTGCAGTGTATTTGTCGACTTTATAGATCCTTAACGATAAGAGCGGATAAATTTTACTATCAGGTCTTCTTGTTTCCTCCTCCTCTTAAAAGTCAATTAGGTTTGGTGAAGTCGTTTGGAATTATTCAACGACGAGAAGCAACGTGAAATGTGAGGACAAGGCATGGTCCAATTTGCGGGCCGATTGGTCAAAAGGGAGGCTATTCAATCTGGACCACTTGACCCCTCCCAAATATAAGAAATGGTTTTTGTCTTAGAACAGATACGAATCCATTCGTTTGCTACATCAGCTTAACATTCTGTCGTTGGAACAGATGTAAATCCATTCCTTTTGCTACACCAATGGCTGGATGTTTTTGTTGTCGGGactgaatataattttttttaatttactagCATAAGTTTTAGTTCTTAGTGATGCAAATTCCAATCGCTTACAGTACAATAACTTTGAGACAAGAAGAAAGTGAACTCCCAAGAGAAGTCAAAAGATATTTGTGGGTGAGAAGGATGCATCACTCAACTTCCACCCCTCTATAAAGGCCCCTCGCTTTTTGGATGGCGCTTCACCCATCCTCCTACAGAACAAGAAGCAGTGAAACAAGCACATGGCTCGCTTGGTGTTGTTGCTGTGGTATCTAGGTACCTTAGCAGCATTTCGACAAGCTTCTGCTGTGGAGTACACAGCACTGAACAACGCGTCTTCAACAGCCGGTGGAGCAAGGTTCGATGGTGAAATTGGCACAGAGTACACCAAGAAAGTAATGAACTCCTCCACTGTATTCATTTGgcaaattttccaagaattgaCCTCAGAGGACAGAAGAGATGTGCAAGCTGTAAGTGTTTTTATTGAATCCATGGAGGGGGTAGCATATGCACTTATCGACACGAATGAAATTCACGTCAGCTCGGAGTACATAGGAAACTACTCCGGTGATGTGAAGAACGAGATAACTGGGGTTTTGTATCACGAGATGACGCATATATGGCAGTGGTTTGCCAATCAAGAAGCGCCGACTGGTTTGACAGAGGGAATAGCGGATTTTGTGAGGCTGAAGGCGGGGTATGCACCAAGCCACTGGGTGAAACCAGGCCAGGGAAACCGGTGGGACCAGGGCTGTGATGTCACAGCACATTTTCTGGACTATTGTGATGGTCTTCTGAGTGGGTTTGTAGCAGACATgaacaagaagatgaagacTGGCTATAGCCCTCAGTATTTCGTTGAGTTGCTGGGGAAGACAGTTGATCAGCTCTGGAGTGACTACAAGGCTAAATATGGAAGTTAGGTTACTTTTTCTGTAATGAATAAAGTCCAAGTAATTGTTTTCCAGGGAAAAAATGGTTATATGCAGTCATTCTCTGTAATATGCTGATTTAAAGCACAGCCATTTAAGTTTTTCGTTTCTTCCAAAAAGTTCAGAAGTAGGTGGTGTGATTAAGCTAATACGCTCCCTATTAACTGCTCAAGTATTCAATCTGCTTTCTGATATAGGACTAATAAAAGGTGAAGATAAAAACAATGTAAGCAA
Above is a window of Eucalyptus grandis isolate ANBG69807.140 chromosome 9, ASM1654582v1, whole genome shotgun sequence DNA encoding:
- the LOC104418692 gene encoding uncharacterized protein LOC104418692; the encoded protein is MARLVLLLWYLGTLAAFRQASAVEYTALNNASSTAGGARFDGEIGTEYTKKVMNSSTVFIWQIFQELTSEDRRDVQAVSVFIESMEGVAYALIDTNEIHVSSEYIGNYSGDVKNEITGVLYHEMTHIWQWFANQEAPTGLTEGIADFVRLKAGYAPSHWVKPGQGNRWDQGCDVTAHFLDYCDGLLSGFVADMNKKMKTGYSPQYFVELLGKTVDQLWSDYKAKYGS